The following are encoded together in the Brassica napus cultivar Da-Ae chromosome A9, Da-Ae, whole genome shotgun sequence genome:
- the LOC106368703 gene encoding calmodulin-binding transcription activator 3 isoform X2 — translation MAEARRFSPNNELDVGHILSEARNRWLRPPEICEILQNYQKFQISSEPPTTPASGSVFLFDRKVLRYFRKDGHNWRKKRDGKTVKEAHERLKAGSVDVLHCYYAHGHDNENFQRRSYWMLQEELSHIVFVHYLEVKGSRISTSYNRMQRTAEDSAQFSHETGEVFTSERDGYASGSINQYDHNNHPQATDSANVNGAHTPELEDAESAYNQQGSSIVYSHQQPPSTGFDPLYQMSLTPRTINGPGVTNGLRNKKSIDSQTWEEILGNCGSGAEGLLPLQPNSEHEVLDQILQDSSFTMQAPYLSTKKQHLLDGALGEEGLKKVDSFSRWMSKELGDVCVIADANESFTHSSSTAYLDGYVTSPSLSKEQLFSIIDFAPNWTYVGCEVNVLVTGKFIKTREEKEAETGEWSCMFGQTEVPADVIADGILQCVAPMHEAGRVPFYVTCSNRLACSEVREFEYKVLESQAFGRETDDSTESLEARFVKLLCSKSDSPSSNGSDMSQVSEKISLLLFENDDQLDQTLMNEISQESMKEKLLQEALKESLHSWLLQKIAEGGKGPNVLDEGGQGILHFAAALGYNWALEPTVVAGVSVDFRDVNGWTALHWAAFFGRELVIGSLIALGASPGTLTDPNPDFPSGSTPSDLAYANGFKGIAGYLSEYALTAHVSLLSLNESNAETSESTTPSPSSSSLTDSLTAVRNATQAAARIHQVFRAQSFQKKQMKEFGVSEERALSMLAPKTHKQGRAHSDDSVQAAAIRIQNKFRGYKGRKDYLITRQRIIRIQAHVRGYQVRKNYRKIIWSVGILEKVILRWRRKGAGLRGFRSDALVDKMQDGTEREEDDDFFKQGRKQTEERLQKALARVKSMAQYPEARDQYRRLLNVVNDIQESKVEKALESSEEATFFDDDLIDIEALLGDDDTLMLPMSSTLWNT, via the exons ATGGCGGAAGCAAGGAGATTTAGCCCCAATAACGAACTAG ATGTTGGCCACATACTCTCAGAAGCTCGAAACCGATGGCTTCGTCCTCCTGAAATCTGTGAAATCTTACAGAACTACCAAAAGTTTCAAATCTCTTCTGAGCCACCTACTACACCTGCAA GTGGATCTGTTTTTCTATTTGATCGAAAGGTGCTCAGATACTTCAGGAAAGATGGTCACAATTGGAGGAAGAAAAGAGATGGAAAGACGGTGAAAGAAGCTCATGAGAGGTTGAAG GCGGGAAGCGTTGATGTTCTACATTGTTACTATGCCCATGGACATgacaatgaaaattttcaaagaCGTAGTTACTGGATGCTTCAGGA AGAGCTTTCCCACATAGTTTTTGTCCATTATCTCGAAGTCAAG GGTAGTAGAATTTCGACTTCTTATAATCGGATGCAAAGGACTGCAGAAGATTCTGCTCAATTTTCTCATGAAACTGGGGAAGTCTTCACTAGTGAACGTGATGGTTATGCTTCTGGCAGCATTAATCAATATGATCACAACAATCATCCGCAAGCAACTGACTCAGCAAATGTCAATGGTGCTCATACCCCAGAGCTTGAAGATGCTGAATCAG CATACAATCAGCAGGGGAGCTCGATAGTTTACTCACATCAGCAGCCTCCAAGTACTGGTTTCGATCCTCTCTATCAGATGTCCTTGACCC CAAGAACTATCAACGGTCCTGGAGTAACAAATGGCTTACGAAACAAAAAGTCTATTGATTCCCAAACTTGGGAAGAGATTCTGGGAAACTGTGGCTCTGGAGCTGAAGGTTTATTACCTTTGCAGCCTAACAGTGAGCatgaagtgctggaccaaataCTCCAGGACTCCTCTTTTACCATGCAAGCTCCGTACCTATCTACCAAGAAACAGCATTTGTTAGACGGTGCACTGGGTGAAGAAGGCCTGAAAAAAGTGGACAGTTTCAGTCGCTGGATGAGCAAAGAGCTTGGAGATGTTTGTGTCATCGCTGATGCAAACGAGTCTTTCACTCATTCCAGTTCAACAGCCTACTTGGATGGATATGTTACGAGTCCTTCCCTATCAAAGGAACAGCTCTTTAGCATTATTGACTTCGCTCCAAACTGGACTTATGTGGGCTGTGAAGTCAACGTTCTCGTTACTGGAAAATTCATAAAGACTCGAGAGGAGAAGGAGGCTGAGACCGGAGAGTGGTCTTGCATGTTTGGTCAAACAGAAGTTCCAGCAGATGTTATAGCCGATGGGATTCTCCAGTGTGTGGCTCCTATGCATGAGGCTGGTAGAGTTCCCTTTTATGTAACGTGTTCCAACAGATTAGCATGCAGCGAAGTGCGTGAGTTCGAGTATAAGGTCTTGGAGTCTCAAGCTTTTGGTAGAGAAACAGATGACTCTACTGAAAGCCTTGAAGCAAGATTTGTTAAACTCTTGTGCTCCAAATCTGATTCACCGAGCTCGAATGGTAGTGATATGTCTCAAGTGAGCGAGAAGATTAGTTTACTGCTTTTCGAGAACGATGACCAGCTTGATCAGACGCTAATGAATGAAATCTCTCAAGAGAGTATGAAAGAAAAGCTTTTGCAGGAAGCTCTGAAGGAAAGCTTACACTCTTGGCTTTTGCAGAAGATAGCAGAAGGTGGAAAAGGTCCGAACGTGTTGGACGAAGGTGGGCAAGGTATATTACACTTTGCAGCTGCTCTTGGTTACAACTGGGCGTTAGAACCGACGGTAGTGGCTGGTGTCAGCGTGGATTTTCGCGATGTAAATGGTTGGACTGCACTTCATTGGGCAGCTTTCTTTGGCAGGGAGCTGGTGATTGGTTCTCTCATAGCTCTCGGCGCTTCTCCCGGAACTTTGACTGATCCGAATCCAGATTTTCCATCAGGAAGCACGCCTTCTGATCTAGCCTACGCTAATGGTTTCAAAGGAATCGCTGGTTATCTCTCGGAATACGCCTTAACGGCTCATGTTTCTTTGCTCAGTCTAAATGAGAGCAACGCAGAAACGTCTGAGAGTACTACTCCTAGCCCGTCCAGCTCGTCGTTGACAGACTCTCTTACAGCTGTGCGTAACGCTACCCAAGCAGCAGCTCGGATTCATCAGGTCTTTAGGGCTCAGTCTTTCCAGAAGAAGCAGATGAAAGAGTTTGGAGTGTCGGAAGAGCGTGCTCTTTCAATGCTTGCTcctaaaacacacaaacaaggaCGAGCGCATAGCGATGATTCAGTGCAAGCCGCTGCTATCCGGATTCAGAACAAGTTCCGTGGTTATAAAGGAAgaaaagattatttgattacTAGACAAAGAATCATCAGAATACAG GCTCATGTAAGAGGTTATCAGGTTAGGAAAAACTACAGGAAGATAATATGGTCAGTGGGGATATTAGAGAAGGTGATACTGCGTTGGAGAAGGAAAGGAGCTGGTCTGCGTGGGTTTAGGTCAGACGCACTTGTTGATAAGATGCAAGATGGAACTGAGAGAGAAGAGGATGATGATTTCTTCAAGCAAGGTAGAAAGCAAACAGAGGAAAGGCTTCAAAAGGCTCTTGCAAGAGTTAAGTCTATGGCGCAGTATCCTGAAGCTAGAGATCAGTACCGTAGATTGCTTAATGTTGTCAACGACATCCAAGAAAGCAAG GTTGAAAAGGCTCTTGAGAGTTCAGAAGAAGCAACTTTTTTTGATGATGATCTAATAGATATTGAAGCATTGTTGGGAGATGATGACACTTTGATGTTGCCCATGTCCTCAACTTTGTGGAACACTTGA
- the LOC106368703 gene encoding calmodulin-binding transcription activator 3 isoform X1, whose protein sequence is MAEARRFSPNNELDVGHILSEARNRWLRPPEICEILQNYQKFQISSEPPTTPASGSVFLFDRKVLRYFRKDGHNWRKKRDGKTVKEAHERLKAGSVDVLHCYYAHGHDNENFQRRSYWMLQEELSHIVFVHYLEVKGSRISTSYNRMQRTAEDSAQFSHETGEVFTSERDGYASGSINQYDHNNHPQATDSANVNGAHTPELEDAESAYNQQGSSIVYSHQQPPSTGFDPLYQMSLTPARTINGPGVTNGLRNKKSIDSQTWEEILGNCGSGAEGLLPLQPNSEHEVLDQILQDSSFTMQAPYLSTKKQHLLDGALGEEGLKKVDSFSRWMSKELGDVCVIADANESFTHSSSTAYLDGYVTSPSLSKEQLFSIIDFAPNWTYVGCEVNVLVTGKFIKTREEKEAETGEWSCMFGQTEVPADVIADGILQCVAPMHEAGRVPFYVTCSNRLACSEVREFEYKVLESQAFGRETDDSTESLEARFVKLLCSKSDSPSSNGSDMSQVSEKISLLLFENDDQLDQTLMNEISQESMKEKLLQEALKESLHSWLLQKIAEGGKGPNVLDEGGQGILHFAAALGYNWALEPTVVAGVSVDFRDVNGWTALHWAAFFGRELVIGSLIALGASPGTLTDPNPDFPSGSTPSDLAYANGFKGIAGYLSEYALTAHVSLLSLNESNAETSESTTPSPSSSSLTDSLTAVRNATQAAARIHQVFRAQSFQKKQMKEFGVSEERALSMLAPKTHKQGRAHSDDSVQAAAIRIQNKFRGYKGRKDYLITRQRIIRIQAHVRGYQVRKNYRKIIWSVGILEKVILRWRRKGAGLRGFRSDALVDKMQDGTEREEDDDFFKQGRKQTEERLQKALARVKSMAQYPEARDQYRRLLNVVNDIQESKVEKALESSEEATFFDDDLIDIEALLGDDDTLMLPMSSTLWNT, encoded by the exons ATGGCGGAAGCAAGGAGATTTAGCCCCAATAACGAACTAG ATGTTGGCCACATACTCTCAGAAGCTCGAAACCGATGGCTTCGTCCTCCTGAAATCTGTGAAATCTTACAGAACTACCAAAAGTTTCAAATCTCTTCTGAGCCACCTACTACACCTGCAA GTGGATCTGTTTTTCTATTTGATCGAAAGGTGCTCAGATACTTCAGGAAAGATGGTCACAATTGGAGGAAGAAAAGAGATGGAAAGACGGTGAAAGAAGCTCATGAGAGGTTGAAG GCGGGAAGCGTTGATGTTCTACATTGTTACTATGCCCATGGACATgacaatgaaaattttcaaagaCGTAGTTACTGGATGCTTCAGGA AGAGCTTTCCCACATAGTTTTTGTCCATTATCTCGAAGTCAAG GGTAGTAGAATTTCGACTTCTTATAATCGGATGCAAAGGACTGCAGAAGATTCTGCTCAATTTTCTCATGAAACTGGGGAAGTCTTCACTAGTGAACGTGATGGTTATGCTTCTGGCAGCATTAATCAATATGATCACAACAATCATCCGCAAGCAACTGACTCAGCAAATGTCAATGGTGCTCATACCCCAGAGCTTGAAGATGCTGAATCAG CATACAATCAGCAGGGGAGCTCGATAGTTTACTCACATCAGCAGCCTCCAAGTACTGGTTTCGATCCTCTCTATCAGATGTCCTTGACCC caGCAAGAACTATCAACGGTCCTGGAGTAACAAATGGCTTACGAAACAAAAAGTCTATTGATTCCCAAACTTGGGAAGAGATTCTGGGAAACTGTGGCTCTGGAGCTGAAGGTTTATTACCTTTGCAGCCTAACAGTGAGCatgaagtgctggaccaaataCTCCAGGACTCCTCTTTTACCATGCAAGCTCCGTACCTATCTACCAAGAAACAGCATTTGTTAGACGGTGCACTGGGTGAAGAAGGCCTGAAAAAAGTGGACAGTTTCAGTCGCTGGATGAGCAAAGAGCTTGGAGATGTTTGTGTCATCGCTGATGCAAACGAGTCTTTCACTCATTCCAGTTCAACAGCCTACTTGGATGGATATGTTACGAGTCCTTCCCTATCAAAGGAACAGCTCTTTAGCATTATTGACTTCGCTCCAAACTGGACTTATGTGGGCTGTGAAGTCAACGTTCTCGTTACTGGAAAATTCATAAAGACTCGAGAGGAGAAGGAGGCTGAGACCGGAGAGTGGTCTTGCATGTTTGGTCAAACAGAAGTTCCAGCAGATGTTATAGCCGATGGGATTCTCCAGTGTGTGGCTCCTATGCATGAGGCTGGTAGAGTTCCCTTTTATGTAACGTGTTCCAACAGATTAGCATGCAGCGAAGTGCGTGAGTTCGAGTATAAGGTCTTGGAGTCTCAAGCTTTTGGTAGAGAAACAGATGACTCTACTGAAAGCCTTGAAGCAAGATTTGTTAAACTCTTGTGCTCCAAATCTGATTCACCGAGCTCGAATGGTAGTGATATGTCTCAAGTGAGCGAGAAGATTAGTTTACTGCTTTTCGAGAACGATGACCAGCTTGATCAGACGCTAATGAATGAAATCTCTCAAGAGAGTATGAAAGAAAAGCTTTTGCAGGAAGCTCTGAAGGAAAGCTTACACTCTTGGCTTTTGCAGAAGATAGCAGAAGGTGGAAAAGGTCCGAACGTGTTGGACGAAGGTGGGCAAGGTATATTACACTTTGCAGCTGCTCTTGGTTACAACTGGGCGTTAGAACCGACGGTAGTGGCTGGTGTCAGCGTGGATTTTCGCGATGTAAATGGTTGGACTGCACTTCATTGGGCAGCTTTCTTTGGCAGGGAGCTGGTGATTGGTTCTCTCATAGCTCTCGGCGCTTCTCCCGGAACTTTGACTGATCCGAATCCAGATTTTCCATCAGGAAGCACGCCTTCTGATCTAGCCTACGCTAATGGTTTCAAAGGAATCGCTGGTTATCTCTCGGAATACGCCTTAACGGCTCATGTTTCTTTGCTCAGTCTAAATGAGAGCAACGCAGAAACGTCTGAGAGTACTACTCCTAGCCCGTCCAGCTCGTCGTTGACAGACTCTCTTACAGCTGTGCGTAACGCTACCCAAGCAGCAGCTCGGATTCATCAGGTCTTTAGGGCTCAGTCTTTCCAGAAGAAGCAGATGAAAGAGTTTGGAGTGTCGGAAGAGCGTGCTCTTTCAATGCTTGCTcctaaaacacacaaacaaggaCGAGCGCATAGCGATGATTCAGTGCAAGCCGCTGCTATCCGGATTCAGAACAAGTTCCGTGGTTATAAAGGAAgaaaagattatttgattacTAGACAAAGAATCATCAGAATACAG GCTCATGTAAGAGGTTATCAGGTTAGGAAAAACTACAGGAAGATAATATGGTCAGTGGGGATATTAGAGAAGGTGATACTGCGTTGGAGAAGGAAAGGAGCTGGTCTGCGTGGGTTTAGGTCAGACGCACTTGTTGATAAGATGCAAGATGGAACTGAGAGAGAAGAGGATGATGATTTCTTCAAGCAAGGTAGAAAGCAAACAGAGGAAAGGCTTCAAAAGGCTCTTGCAAGAGTTAAGTCTATGGCGCAGTATCCTGAAGCTAGAGATCAGTACCGTAGATTGCTTAATGTTGTCAACGACATCCAAGAAAGCAAG GTTGAAAAGGCTCTTGAGAGTTCAGAAGAAGCAACTTTTTTTGATGATGATCTAATAGATATTGAAGCATTGTTGGGAGATGATGACACTTTGATGTTGCCCATGTCCTCAACTTTGTGGAACACTTGA
- the LOC106368703 gene encoding calmodulin-binding transcription activator 3 isoform X3, producing the protein MLQEELSHIVFVHYLEVKGSRISTSYNRMQRTAEDSAQFSHETGEVFTSERDGYASGSINQYDHNNHPQATDSANVNGAHTPELEDAESAYNQQGSSIVYSHQQPPSTGFDPLYQMSLTPARTINGPGVTNGLRNKKSIDSQTWEEILGNCGSGAEGLLPLQPNSEHEVLDQILQDSSFTMQAPYLSTKKQHLLDGALGEEGLKKVDSFSRWMSKELGDVCVIADANESFTHSSSTAYLDGYVTSPSLSKEQLFSIIDFAPNWTYVGCEVNVLVTGKFIKTREEKEAETGEWSCMFGQTEVPADVIADGILQCVAPMHEAGRVPFYVTCSNRLACSEVREFEYKVLESQAFGRETDDSTESLEARFVKLLCSKSDSPSSNGSDMSQVSEKISLLLFENDDQLDQTLMNEISQESMKEKLLQEALKESLHSWLLQKIAEGGKGPNVLDEGGQGILHFAAALGYNWALEPTVVAGVSVDFRDVNGWTALHWAAFFGRELVIGSLIALGASPGTLTDPNPDFPSGSTPSDLAYANGFKGIAGYLSEYALTAHVSLLSLNESNAETSESTTPSPSSSSLTDSLTAVRNATQAAARIHQVFRAQSFQKKQMKEFGVSEERALSMLAPKTHKQGRAHSDDSVQAAAIRIQNKFRGYKGRKDYLITRQRIIRIQAHVRGYQVRKNYRKIIWSVGILEKVILRWRRKGAGLRGFRSDALVDKMQDGTEREEDDDFFKQGRKQTEERLQKALARVKSMAQYPEARDQYRRLLNVVNDIQESKVEKALESSEEATFFDDDLIDIEALLGDDDTLMLPMSSTLWNT; encoded by the exons ATGCTTCAGGA AGAGCTTTCCCACATAGTTTTTGTCCATTATCTCGAAGTCAAG GGTAGTAGAATTTCGACTTCTTATAATCGGATGCAAAGGACTGCAGAAGATTCTGCTCAATTTTCTCATGAAACTGGGGAAGTCTTCACTAGTGAACGTGATGGTTATGCTTCTGGCAGCATTAATCAATATGATCACAACAATCATCCGCAAGCAACTGACTCAGCAAATGTCAATGGTGCTCATACCCCAGAGCTTGAAGATGCTGAATCAG CATACAATCAGCAGGGGAGCTCGATAGTTTACTCACATCAGCAGCCTCCAAGTACTGGTTTCGATCCTCTCTATCAGATGTCCTTGACCC caGCAAGAACTATCAACGGTCCTGGAGTAACAAATGGCTTACGAAACAAAAAGTCTATTGATTCCCAAACTTGGGAAGAGATTCTGGGAAACTGTGGCTCTGGAGCTGAAGGTTTATTACCTTTGCAGCCTAACAGTGAGCatgaagtgctggaccaaataCTCCAGGACTCCTCTTTTACCATGCAAGCTCCGTACCTATCTACCAAGAAACAGCATTTGTTAGACGGTGCACTGGGTGAAGAAGGCCTGAAAAAAGTGGACAGTTTCAGTCGCTGGATGAGCAAAGAGCTTGGAGATGTTTGTGTCATCGCTGATGCAAACGAGTCTTTCACTCATTCCAGTTCAACAGCCTACTTGGATGGATATGTTACGAGTCCTTCCCTATCAAAGGAACAGCTCTTTAGCATTATTGACTTCGCTCCAAACTGGACTTATGTGGGCTGTGAAGTCAACGTTCTCGTTACTGGAAAATTCATAAAGACTCGAGAGGAGAAGGAGGCTGAGACCGGAGAGTGGTCTTGCATGTTTGGTCAAACAGAAGTTCCAGCAGATGTTATAGCCGATGGGATTCTCCAGTGTGTGGCTCCTATGCATGAGGCTGGTAGAGTTCCCTTTTATGTAACGTGTTCCAACAGATTAGCATGCAGCGAAGTGCGTGAGTTCGAGTATAAGGTCTTGGAGTCTCAAGCTTTTGGTAGAGAAACAGATGACTCTACTGAAAGCCTTGAAGCAAGATTTGTTAAACTCTTGTGCTCCAAATCTGATTCACCGAGCTCGAATGGTAGTGATATGTCTCAAGTGAGCGAGAAGATTAGTTTACTGCTTTTCGAGAACGATGACCAGCTTGATCAGACGCTAATGAATGAAATCTCTCAAGAGAGTATGAAAGAAAAGCTTTTGCAGGAAGCTCTGAAGGAAAGCTTACACTCTTGGCTTTTGCAGAAGATAGCAGAAGGTGGAAAAGGTCCGAACGTGTTGGACGAAGGTGGGCAAGGTATATTACACTTTGCAGCTGCTCTTGGTTACAACTGGGCGTTAGAACCGACGGTAGTGGCTGGTGTCAGCGTGGATTTTCGCGATGTAAATGGTTGGACTGCACTTCATTGGGCAGCTTTCTTTGGCAGGGAGCTGGTGATTGGTTCTCTCATAGCTCTCGGCGCTTCTCCCGGAACTTTGACTGATCCGAATCCAGATTTTCCATCAGGAAGCACGCCTTCTGATCTAGCCTACGCTAATGGTTTCAAAGGAATCGCTGGTTATCTCTCGGAATACGCCTTAACGGCTCATGTTTCTTTGCTCAGTCTAAATGAGAGCAACGCAGAAACGTCTGAGAGTACTACTCCTAGCCCGTCCAGCTCGTCGTTGACAGACTCTCTTACAGCTGTGCGTAACGCTACCCAAGCAGCAGCTCGGATTCATCAGGTCTTTAGGGCTCAGTCTTTCCAGAAGAAGCAGATGAAAGAGTTTGGAGTGTCGGAAGAGCGTGCTCTTTCAATGCTTGCTcctaaaacacacaaacaaggaCGAGCGCATAGCGATGATTCAGTGCAAGCCGCTGCTATCCGGATTCAGAACAAGTTCCGTGGTTATAAAGGAAgaaaagattatttgattacTAGACAAAGAATCATCAGAATACAG GCTCATGTAAGAGGTTATCAGGTTAGGAAAAACTACAGGAAGATAATATGGTCAGTGGGGATATTAGAGAAGGTGATACTGCGTTGGAGAAGGAAAGGAGCTGGTCTGCGTGGGTTTAGGTCAGACGCACTTGTTGATAAGATGCAAGATGGAACTGAGAGAGAAGAGGATGATGATTTCTTCAAGCAAGGTAGAAAGCAAACAGAGGAAAGGCTTCAAAAGGCTCTTGCAAGAGTTAAGTCTATGGCGCAGTATCCTGAAGCTAGAGATCAGTACCGTAGATTGCTTAATGTTGTCAACGACATCCAAGAAAGCAAG GTTGAAAAGGCTCTTGAGAGTTCAGAAGAAGCAACTTTTTTTGATGATGATCTAATAGATATTGAAGCATTGTTGGGAGATGATGACACTTTGATGTTGCCCATGTCCTCAACTTTGTGGAACACTTGA
- the LOC106365186 gene encoding ras-related protein RABH1d, with product MASVSPLAKYKLVFLGDQSVGKTSIITRFMYDKFDTTYQATIGIDFLSKTMYLEDRTVRLQLWDTAGQERFRSLIPSYIRDSSVAVVVYDVSNRLSFLNTSKWIEEVRTERAGDVIIVLVGNKTDLVDKRQVSIEEGDSKGREYGVIFIETSAKAGFNIKPLFRKIAAALPGMDSYSNMKTEDMVDVNLKATSNSSQGDQQGGGCSC from the exons ATGGCTTCGGTGTCACCATTGGCTAAGTATAAACTGGTCTTCTTAGGAGATCAATCTGTCGGAAAAACAAGCATCATCACACGTTTCATGTATGATAAGTTCGACACAACCTACCAG GCTACTATTGGAATCGATTTCTTATCGAAAACAATGTACCTTGAAGATCGAACTGTTCGTCTCCAGCTTTg GGATACTGCGGGACAAGAAAGATTCAGAAGTTTGATTCCAAGTTACATAAGAGACTCTTCTGTTGCTGTAGTTGTTTATGATGTATCCAATAGGCTTTCATTTCTCAACACATCTAAATGGATCGAAGAAGTTCGTACCGAAAGAGCCGGTGATGTTATCATTGTTCTTGTCGGAAACAAGACCGATCTTGTCGACAAAAG GCAAGTCTCGATTGAAGAAGGAGACAGCAAAGGTCGTGAATACGGAGTTATATTCATTGAGACTAGTGCAAAAGCAGGGTTCAATATCAAGCCTTTGTTTCGCAAAATCGCTGCGGCGTTACCAGGGATGGACTCGTattcaaacatgaaaactgagGATATGGTTGATGTTAACCTAAAAGCTACTTCGAATTCATCGCAAGGCGACCAACAAGGAGGAGGCTGTTCTTGTTGA
- the LOC106365187 gene encoding DNA oxidative demethylase ALKBH2-like codes for MEETADLLPESLQPTNEPFDVASKKLSCGQITNEEDESLNKKNKCCSDIVSDSNYKTGLNCHQEDQRRTSLVASIVEVVASHDAPTRRTIDLGYGSDLIYIQRFLPFQKSWTFFDYLDKHIPWTRPTIRVFGRSCLQPRDTCYVASSGLTPLMYSGYRPDAYSWDDFPPLKEILDAICEALPGSRFNSLLLNRYKGANDYVGWHADDEKLYGPTPEIASLSLGCERDFVLKKKKLQDSSREKRGDGGPANKRLKRSSSGEEDQHSFALKHGSLLVMRGYTQRDWNHSVPKRAKAEGTRINLTFRLVL; via the exons ATGGAGGAGACCGCCGATCTTCTTCCGGAATCTCTCCAACCTACTAATGAG CCGTTTGATGTAGCCAGCAAGAAGCTTAGTTGCGGTCAGATCACCAACGAAGAAGATGAATCTCTTAACAAGAA AAACAAGTGTTGTAGTGACATTGTCTCTGATTCAAATTACAAGACAGGACTCAATTGCCATCAGGAGGACCAG CGGAGGACGAGTCTAGTAGCATCTATTGTGGAAGTGGTGGCATCTCACGACGCTCCCACTAGGAGAACCATTGATCTTGGCTATGGAAGCGACCTCATCTACATACAGAGGTTTCTTCCCTTTCAAAAGTCTTGGACTTTCTTTGATTATCTCGACAAACACATTCCTTGGACCAGACCCACCATCCGTGTCTTTGGTCGTTCTTGCCTCCAG CCAAGAGATACATGTTACGTTGCAAGTAGCGGATTGACTCCGCTCATGTACAGTGGATACCGACCTGATGCCTATTCTTGGGATGACTTTCCACCTCTCAAGGAGATCCTTGACGCT ATTTGCGAAGCCCTTCCTGGAAGCAGATTCAACAGCTTGCTTTTGAATAGGTACAAAGGCGCCAACGACTACGTTGGTTGGCATGCAGACGATGAAAAGCTTTACGGTCCTACTCCTGAAATTGCTTCCCTCTCACTTGGATGCGAACGTGACTTTGTGctcaagaaaaagaaacttCAAGATTCTTCCCGTGAGAAAAGAGGAGATGGTGGACCAGCGAACaagaggttgaagagaagcagcagCGGAGAGGAGGATCAGCATAGTTTCGCATTGAAGCATGGATCGTTGCTGGTGATGAGGGGATACACGCAAAGGGACTGGAATCATTCTGTGCCAAAGCGTGCAAAGGCGGAGGGCACTCGTATCAACCTCACCTTCAGGCTTGTTTTGTAA